The following are from one region of the Fibrobacter sp. UWEL genome:
- a CDS encoding sigma-54-dependent Fis family transcriptional regulator, producing MLIDFFTQETQTSSFIQDVLSSVNYDVSVHSTTSQITSTRNQRPLASILLWDLDSFPNENEKSLSYIRANSPDTMIFAYAEDLSNYGSSLNGLTDICMNVTSLRVHLMSKLSDLKRIVRARETFRDRMSHLVGNSVPMENLRKSILKAMIHTSPVLIQGETGVGKELIARAVACMYDKFITVNCSAIPENLFESELFGHVRGAFTGAQTDRIGLFEEADGGAIFLDEIGDMPLHTQVKLLRVLQNREIRPVGANKTKHINVRIIAATNRNLKQEVAEKNFREDLYYRLNVIPLSVSPLRKRPEDIADLVNYFIGQYQNPGDTRILSAEALQKLQQHNWPGNIRELENLIQRTLCFTSNPVIQPEDLFFDTENSSGISMTADSITALPANSIAMTYDEFREAQLEQERVFLKKRIVQNGGSVSTTAKQLGLIRTALYNRLRRLEMDVKDLS from the coding sequence ATGCTTATCGATTTTTTCACTCAGGAAACGCAAACATCCTCCTTTATCCAGGATGTGCTTTCCTCCGTGAATTATGACGTGAGCGTTCATTCCACAACGTCGCAGATTACCTCCACAAGGAATCAGCGACCTCTTGCCTCCATTCTCCTGTGGGATCTGGATTCATTTCCTAACGAAAACGAAAAGAGCCTCTCCTACATTCGAGCCAATTCTCCGGACACCATGATTTTCGCTTATGCGGAAGATTTGTCCAACTATGGCTCTTCCCTAAACGGCCTTACAGACATCTGCATGAACGTGACGTCACTTCGCGTTCATCTTATGAGCAAGCTATCGGACCTGAAGCGCATTGTGCGCGCTAGGGAAACATTTAGAGACCGCATGTCCCACCTGGTGGGAAACAGCGTTCCCATGGAAAACCTCCGCAAAAGTATTCTAAAAGCCATGATCCACACCAGCCCCGTTCTCATTCAGGGAGAAACCGGCGTCGGTAAGGAACTCATTGCAAGAGCTGTTGCCTGCATGTACGACAAGTTCATTACGGTGAACTGCAGCGCCATTCCCGAAAATCTTTTTGAAAGCGAATTGTTCGGACACGTTCGTGGAGCCTTTACCGGCGCACAGACAGACCGTATCGGACTTTTTGAGGAAGCCGACGGAGGCGCCATCTTCCTGGACGAAATCGGTGATATGCCGCTCCACACTCAGGTGAAACTCCTCCGCGTTTTGCAGAATCGGGAAATTCGTCCTGTAGGCGCCAACAAGACGAAGCATATTAACGTGCGTATTATTGCGGCAACCAACCGAAACTTAAAGCAAGAGGTGGCCGAAAAGAATTTCCGCGAAGACCTTTACTACCGTCTGAACGTTATTCCACTTTCCGTTTCCCCCTTGAGAAAGCGCCCTGAGGACATTGCCGATCTGGTCAACTATTTTATTGGTCAATATCAAAACCCAGGCGACACACGCATTCTTTCTGCAGAAGCGCTCCAGAAATTACAACAGCACAACTGGCCCGGAAACATTCGCGAATTGGAAAATCTTATCCAGCGCACACTCTGTTTTACAAGCAATCCCGTCATTCAGCCGGAAGACTTATTCTTCGACACCGAAAATTCCTCTGGAATTTCAATGACTGCAGATAGCATCACTGCGCTTCCGGCCAACTCAATTGCAATGACCTACGATGAATTTCGGGAAGCCCAGCTGGAACAGGAACGCGTCTTCCTGAAAAAGCGAATCGTCCAGAACGGCGGTTCCGTAAGCACCACGGCAAAGCAGTTGGGTCTCATCCGCACCGCCCTCTACAACAGGCTTCGCCGCCTGGAAATGGACGTGAAGGATCTTTCCTAA
- a CDS encoding TraB/GumN family protein: MRKILVFLIAFLLLALASCASSKNESVSETKAVSEPAANQASVMIDSSNGNRHFLWRVSDDNSYVWLLGSIHFADSSFYPLDSVVENAFVWAEELGVEIDVSDDSVSAEIGKLSMEQGVLPKGETLNQVLPRQLWNSLDSLCSAWNYPVSMLMHLRPWFAAMMISSVAIMRTGINPEYGIDNVLMGRAVEEGKVIVGLETVEEQVDALSGSENSDSAGIYYLKNTLREISSLDSMIAGIMTSWKTGNDSLMQILLDVETGECRPEDDCESDAKLKNEIETRLYDNRNAKMAENVAEFLADDRKVFVVVGTAHLALERNNVIDLLLKMGYKVERF, translated from the coding sequence ATGAGAAAGATACTTGTATTCCTAATCGCCTTTTTATTACTGGCTCTTGCATCCTGCGCTTCATCCAAAAATGAAAGTGTATCCGAAACAAAGGCTGTTTCTGAACCCGCCGCAAATCAAGCTTCAGTGATGATTGATTCTTCAAATGGAAATCGTCATTTCCTCTGGAGAGTTTCCGATGACAATTCTTATGTGTGGCTGCTGGGAAGTATCCATTTTGCAGATTCCTCTTTTTATCCGCTGGATTCTGTCGTTGAGAATGCGTTTGTCTGGGCGGAAGAGCTGGGCGTAGAAATTGACGTCAGCGATGATTCTGTCTCGGCTGAAATTGGAAAGCTATCTATGGAGCAGGGCGTGCTTCCTAAGGGAGAAACCTTGAATCAGGTGTTGCCCCGACAGCTTTGGAATTCTCTGGATAGTCTTTGCTCCGCCTGGAATTATCCTGTGTCCATGTTGATGCATCTGCGCCCCTGGTTTGCTGCCATGATGATTAGTTCTGTCGCGATTATGCGCACGGGTATTAATCCAGAATATGGTATCGATAACGTTCTGATGGGCCGTGCGGTGGAAGAGGGAAAAGTCATTGTTGGGTTGGAAACGGTGGAAGAGCAAGTGGACGCCCTGTCCGGTTCCGAGAATTCGGACTCCGCCGGAATTTACTACCTGAAGAATACCCTTCGTGAAATTTCCAGCCTAGATTCCATGATCGCAGGAATTATGACTTCCTGGAAAACAGGGAATGATTCCTTGATGCAAATCCTTCTGGATGTGGAAACGGGTGAATGTCGCCCGGAGGATGATTGCGAAAGCGACGCCAAGTTGAAGAATGAAATCGAGACCCGTCTCTATGATAATCGGAATGCCAAGATGGCTGAGAATGTGGCTGAATTCCTGGCGGATGACCGAAAGGTTTTTGTGGTGGTGGGAACGGCTCACCTGGCTCTTGAAAGAAACAACGTTATCGACCTTCTCTTAAAGATGGGCTACAAGGTTGAACGTTTCTAA
- a CDS encoding ABC transporter ATP-binding protein: MTALLKCEHLQFGYEKSAFADSMDFELQSGEVVALMGENGCGKSTLLKTMVGQIPALDGSVSLLQNDSREELVCLKNMDARELAKRIALVRMSGITPDRMTVREFVSLGRSPYAGLFDGRSREDEKAIDDAISLLELKDFENRMVASLSDGERSRVFLAEAVAQQVKILLLDEPNAFLDIPRSHKLFKLLRMLAAERGMGIVVSTHSVEYAERYCDRIMVICDGNVGVEKACDAREKGLLDWTE, translated from the coding sequence ATGACGGCTCTGTTGAAGTGCGAACATTTGCAGTTCGGTTATGAAAAGTCCGCCTTTGCGGATTCTATGGATTTTGAATTGCAGTCGGGTGAAGTTGTTGCCTTGATGGGGGAGAACGGTTGCGGTAAAAGCACTCTGCTGAAAACTATGGTGGGGCAGATTCCTGCTTTGGATGGATCCGTTTCCTTGTTGCAAAATGATTCTCGGGAAGAATTAGTTTGTCTGAAAAATATGGACGCCCGGGAACTGGCGAAGCGTATTGCTCTTGTTCGTATGAGTGGCATTACTCCTGACCGCATGACAGTTCGTGAATTTGTGAGCCTGGGCCGCTCTCCTTATGCAGGGCTTTTTGACGGACGTTCCCGAGAAGATGAAAAAGCAATTGACGATGCCATCAGCTTGTTGGAACTGAAAGACTTTGAAAACCGTATGGTGGCAAGTCTCAGTGACGGTGAACGGAGCCGTGTGTTCCTGGCGGAAGCGGTGGCCCAGCAGGTAAAGATCTTGTTGCTGGATGAACCCAATGCATTTTTGGATATTCCTCGCAGTCATAAGCTGTTTAAGCTCCTGAGAATGCTTGCGGCAGAAAGGGGCATGGGCATTGTGGTTTCTACACATTCCGTGGAGTATGCGGAACGGTACTGCGATCGCATTATGGTCATTTGCGATGGAAACGTTGGCGTTGAAAAAGCCTGCGATGCCCGTGAAAAAGGTTTGCTGGACTGGACCGAATGA
- a CDS encoding iron ABC transporter permease: MNLRTGVGFLILAALAVLFSYLTLTSGSVEISWSNLFSSDSSSMASRIFWEIRFPRLVAAVLSGISLAVAGLSLQTLFRNPLAGPFVLGISSGASLGVALSLLAGFSFGHFGVLSSAAVGAFGVTAIVMAVSTRFNNSTVLLVVGLLVGYFIDAIVSLLIVHSDAESLRVYVSWGMGSFGRLTCDSVGAFGAVTVVGLLLVACSMRYLNAVRLGDDFARGLGVNVKLGRILILLGTSILAASSTAFCGPVAFVGIAVPHLAYMLFRTSNHRVLLPGSALCGAVLCLAASLFQTLPLNAVLSLVGVPVVLWVIIRGGRVR; encoded by the coding sequence ATGAATTTAAGAACCGGAGTAGGCTTCCTGATATTAGCCGCGCTCGCGGTTCTTTTTTCGTATCTGACCTTGACCTCCGGTTCGGTTGAGATTTCCTGGTCAAATCTATTTTCAAGTGACAGCTCCAGCATGGCTAGTCGGATCTTCTGGGAGATTCGCTTCCCCCGACTGGTGGCGGCTGTCCTCTCTGGAATCAGTCTTGCGGTGGCTGGACTTTCCCTCCAGACATTGTTCCGCAATCCCCTTGCGGGCCCCTTCGTTCTGGGGATTAGTAGCGGTGCCAGCCTTGGGGTGGCACTGTCCCTTCTGGCTGGATTCAGCTTTGGTCATTTTGGTGTTCTGAGTTCTGCTGCGGTAGGCGCCTTTGGGGTAACCGCCATCGTGATGGCCGTCTCTACCCGCTTCAATAACTCTACGGTACTTCTTGTGGTGGGACTTCTGGTGGGCTACTTCATCGATGCCATCGTGAGCCTTTTGATTGTCCATAGCGATGCGGAATCCTTACGCGTTTATGTGAGCTGGGGCATGGGTAGCTTCGGTCGCTTGACTTGCGATAGCGTGGGGGCTTTTGGCGCTGTGACGGTGGTTGGCCTTTTGCTGGTGGCGTGCTCCATGCGTTATTTAAACGCGGTTCGCCTGGGTGATGATTTTGCCCGCGGTCTTGGAGTGAATGTGAAGCTGGGTAGAATCCTTATCCTGCTGGGGACGTCCATCCTGGCGGCGTCCTCCACGGCCTTCTGCGGACCTGTGGCCTTTGTGGGAATTGCGGTTCCTCACCTGGCCTATATGCTGTTCAGGACCAGTAACCATCGAGTGCTGTTGCCTGGTTCTGCCTTGTGCGGTGCAGTACTTTGCCTTGCGGCTTCCTTATTCCAGACATTGCCCTTGAATGCGGTATTGAGTCTGGTGGGCGTGCCTGTGGTGCTGTGGGTGATTATTCGCGGCGGGAGGGTGCGCTAA
- the nspC gene encoding carboxynorspermidine decarboxylase, translated as MLDYSQVPSPCYVLDETRLRKNMETLDEIQKKTGVKIICALKGYSFWRSFPLVGQYLAGATASSLNEARLAKEEMGKEVHVFAPVYEDDEIDEILSYAGHISFNSFSQWQRFKDKTLKAGVSAGIRVNPQFSTVDTDLYNPCGKFSRLGVTEAEFKPELLDGIDGLHFHALCEQDADALEGVLKAFEQHFGKYLPQMKWVNFGGGHHITRKDYHRDELVRILKDFMGRYPHLTVIMEPGEAVGWQTGELVASVGDIVHNEMDIAVLNVSISDHMPDCLEMPYRPAITGAGMPGEKKFTYKLTGNSCLAGDQLGDFSFDHPLEVGEKIIFEDMIHYTMVKTTFFNGVRHPSIGKFDEQGKFHLLHKFTYQQFKDKL; from the coding sequence ATGTTAGACTATTCTCAAGTTCCTTCCCCCTGTTATGTCCTGGATGAAACCCGTCTTCGTAAAAATATGGAGACTTTGGACGAAATTCAGAAGAAAACTGGCGTTAAGATTATCTGTGCCCTGAAGGGTTACAGTTTCTGGAGATCCTTCCCCCTGGTGGGCCAATATTTGGCAGGAGCAACCGCAAGTTCCCTGAACGAAGCCAGACTGGCCAAGGAAGAAATGGGAAAGGAAGTTCACGTTTTCGCACCGGTATACGAAGACGATGAAATTGACGAAATTTTAAGCTACGCCGGCCACATTAGCTTCAACAGCTTCAGCCAGTGGCAGCGTTTTAAAGACAAGACCTTGAAGGCTGGTGTAAGCGCAGGCATCCGCGTCAACCCCCAGTTCTCCACCGTAGACACGGATCTTTACAACCCCTGTGGCAAGTTCAGCCGTCTAGGTGTGACCGAAGCAGAATTCAAACCTGAACTCCTGGATGGAATTGATGGTCTGCACTTCCACGCCCTGTGCGAACAGGATGCCGACGCCCTGGAAGGGGTCCTGAAGGCATTCGAGCAGCACTTCGGCAAGTACCTCCCCCAGATGAAGTGGGTGAACTTCGGCGGTGGCCACCATATTACCCGTAAGGATTACCACCGTGATGAGTTGGTTCGAATCCTGAAGGACTTCATGGGTCGCTATCCTCACCTGACCGTAATTATGGAACCGGGTGAAGCCGTGGGTTGGCAGACGGGCGAACTGGTAGCCTCCGTCGGTGACATCGTTCACAACGAAATGGACATCGCAGTTCTGAACGTGTCCATCAGCGACCATATGCCGGACTGCCTGGAAATGCCCTACCGCCCCGCCATTACAGGCGCAGGTATGCCCGGAGAAAAGAAGTTTACATACAAACTAACAGGAAATTCTTGTTTGGCAGGTGACCAGCTGGGAGACTTCTCCTTTGACCATCCTCTTGAAGTCGGGGAAAAGATCATCTTTGAAGATATGATTCACTACACCATGGTGAAAACCACATTCTTCAACGGAGTACGTCACCCCAGCATTGGTAAGTTCGACGAACAGGGCAAGTTCCATTTGTTGCACAAGTTCACCTACCAACAATTCAAAGACAAGCTGTAA
- the tsaE gene encoding tRNA (adenosine(37)-N6)-threonylcarbamoyltransferase complex ATPase subunit type 1 TsaE, which translates to MKFTSEEDTYSWAVEFGKSLQPGDKVAMFGNLGAGKTVISRGVCKGLGFEGSVCSPTYTILHEYPNNPPIFHFDLYRLEGGADLYEVGLDPDYLSQGISLIEWPERLEGNDPGLTHIIRIEILNETEREITLEKI; encoded by the coding sequence ATGAAATTTACATCGGAAGAAGATACTTACAGCTGGGCGGTGGAGTTCGGGAAGAGTCTACAGCCGGGAGACAAGGTGGCCATGTTCGGAAACCTTGGGGCGGGAAAGACGGTGATTAGCCGTGGGGTCTGCAAGGGCCTGGGATTCGAAGGATCCGTCTGCTCCCCCACCTACACCATCCTTCACGAGTATCCTAACAACCCGCCTATTTTCCACTTTGACCTTTACCGTCTAGAAGGTGGAGCAGATCTTTACGAAGTTGGCCTGGACCCGGATTATCTTTCTCAGGGAATCAGCCTGATTGAATGGCCGGAACGTCTGGAAGGTAACGATCCCGGTCTAACCCACATCATCCGCATCGAGATCTTGAACGAGACCGAACGAGAAATCACGCTGGAAAAGATTTAA
- a CDS encoding SufE family protein — protein MSEVIEKRLEEVRAKFATFTAPGADPDDKWNYIIGLAKAHKGMDESLKNEKFIVVGCAATMYLVPQFTGSAIHFEMDVEGGTTNPLISRGLGALALSIYNDMAPADILAVDPKFFQDIGLNVGLSPTRSNGFASLLKQIYLYARVYDAISKK, from the coding sequence ATGTCCGAAGTCATTGAAAAACGTCTCGAAGAAGTCCGCGCCAAGTTCGCGACTTTCACTGCCCCTGGTGCAGATCCCGATGACAAGTGGAATTATATCATTGGTCTGGCAAAGGCTCACAAGGGTATGGACGAATCTCTGAAGAATGAAAAGTTCATCGTGGTAGGCTGTGCCGCCACCATGTACCTTGTTCCTCAGTTTACGGGTAGCGCCATCCATTTCGAGATGGATGTAGAAGGCGGTACCACCAACCCGCTGATCAGCCGCGGTCTAGGCGCTCTCGCTCTGAGCATCTACAACGATATGGCTCCCGCCGATATCCTTGCGGTGGACCCGAAGTTTTTCCAGGACATTGGCCTGAACGTTGGGCTTTCTCCCACACGTTCCAATGGCTTTGCCAGCCTCCTGAAGCAGATTTATTTGTACGCACGCGTCTATGACGCAATTTCTAAAAAGTAA